A region of the Melitaea cinxia chromosome 1, ilMelCinx1.1, whole genome shotgun sequence genome:
CTGCCAACACAGCGTATCCCCAAGATATATTATGTGTTATCGCTATCTTATGTAGTAATAtaatttagctatgatcttttgtaaggttgaggtacttgcTCAGTCGGGCGGCTCCCGactttgagcaaaatattttctgctatctttacctaaaaaaattgtaaacacTTTCTTCCATTActgtttttcattttgacaAACGACTTCAAATACTTGCGGCAAATAACTTGTGATTTAGGAGAATTCATTAGGTACCGTACTATAGATTACTGTACCATAATCTCAGGAGGCACACTCAACCAAACGATGATTGTGACAACCACCGAACTAAAAAAGTGACTAATAAAATCGTCTCTTCTTATCTTACCTCTGTTGGTCTAGAAAGAGCTAAGTTCGTGCGTGATTCCTATTGGCTACGTGCACTGTGGAGGGCGGTTGGAACGTGCGTTGCTGTACAAGGTGTTAGCGGACCGAGTGGGCATTCCTTGTGCAGTGTACCGAACGTGTAGTGCGCACGCGTGGGTCGAAGTCGCTGTACCCGAGTTGGATCCCGTATGTTGGAAATATTattgcatgtattatacataggtacaaaagaagaaaagaagaaatataTGAAAACTAGGCAGATATTGTTGGTATTTCTCTTTGAAATTAATCACGTCATTTCAACTTACTTTCATGACAGGAATAActttctaactttttttttcagaatgaAGAACACGAGGTTCCTGAAAACTACCCTGCAGGACTTTTAAGAGCTAACTATGTAGTAGATCTCATGGATGAACCTGGAAAACTTCTACCGCGCAAGTCTATTGAAGCGAGACGTGTGTGCGGTGGGGAGTGTTTGCCGTACACTGCGCGGCAACAAAGCACGCAGTGTAATTGTTGTGTTGAAAAACAGAAATGTAATTAAAGTATTCTTttataacgtttttatttatttatctcatATATGAATTGGACTCGATTGTGGTCGTTGTAGTCAGTTGAGATAATTCAAATTGTTTATTGTATGGCTTATAATTGTATCGGTTCGAGTTGAGGGAAAAGAAAGTGAGACTGACAGAGAGAATGGAAATGTTTTCGTACACATTGAGCACTGTCTGAAAGTAGTAAGTAAAGTCAAaggatacttattattattttttaatctgttattGAAGTGACTATAATTCTTTTCTAAACAGTTTAATGTTTCATTTGATTGTATGAACAATAAAATTGGTGctgtttaaccgacttcaaaaaaaggaggaggttactcaattcgaccgtatatatttttttttatgtatgttcggagataacttcttcgtttatgaaccgattttgataattctttttttgttggaaaggagggtTAAAAACTACAACAAAGGGAAAGGGAACTGGGGAAAggtttaaatattacaacaacctggctacaataacaaatacaaacaacacacacaacaaacaagtacaaaaaatattattagatatttcaaaacaataacagaataataacagtattcaacctaatagtcaatgaaacaaattatgaaaaaaaactgaatacagcttatgagtagatactagagtagttattgttttacttggcaccgacttcaaaattataaaatatttatttaatcatttctgattaacttaatcaaaatacgaattactttgtactaagtaaatttatttttcactttttaatttccgttttgaagtcggtttttttttgttaaaaattattttatttaatctatatagGGATTACCATTGTAAACTTAATTCTTGTTTTGGTTTAGTATTTGTAGACTAACTTTCAATTCAGCGCACGCacgtgtgtgtatatatttgtgttttacaGTGTTGTACTGGACTACTcgatataaagttttatatttgtcATTGTGTGCTCTACCCGGCAGATATAGCTTCAGTgtggtaatataataaataaaacaaagattggacgcaaacattttatttctagTTGCTATAGTCGCTGGCAGTAATAtatgtttacaaaataataaaattatacacttAACGaggtataataaatactttgatTTAAGTAATTTAGGCACCTAAAGGCACTTTCACATTAAAATGGACGGTTGGACGATCACAAACATTTACacttaaatactaaaattccttcgacattatttttaattatattttaattttaatttaaagtaattacatTCACACAAAAAGTTCGtataaaatacgtaaatatataaaaaaaaataataattaaaaatgtatttacataaaattataaaacattaaacaacCTAAGAGGTCGGTAACCAAATACATTTAATGCGGAAAATCTCGTTGAAAAGTtcgtttaaaaactaaaattacgtCAGTCTAAAGCCTTTAAGTGATGGCATCATTGAAATAAGGACATTCTTATATTGTAACTAACTAGCGGTGGTCATATTCAAAGGTGacacattacattttaatatgtgtattattattatctatacttaatattataaagaggcctgatttgatatttttatttatttgtaatgtataaacttaaaaacttatattacaaaattcatTCCCCAGTAGAAAGTTACTTTACCATTGGGTGACTTAATTTACTTGGGCTTTTTTTTAACGGAAGAAGGACGGAAAGATAATTTTCtacaaaatagtatattatGACTTTTACAAGggcagtaaaataatttaattgatttcatttgacattcatattatttttttagttgtataaAACATTATCAAAACCGTTATAGCAAAAAAGTAAGTAGCTGCGCAAGATATAATAATAgacatcaaaatatatataattaatacaaaatcagTGTTTTATGTATTGTAAATGAGATCTAAAAGTCAATGTTTAAATAACTACTATCCTATGTGTATAttactatatactatatatggAATGTCAAAGATAAGTTAATACATTATCAAAAGTCTCTCTGTATTTGTGTACTTATGATGTCTGATTTTAGTCTTTCGTGTTTTGGTTTTACGTTATATATCAAAATCTGTCCCAGTGTCGTGTCTAGTTatgttaaaaatcattaaaattaattatatttttctgtgcataatttaattattatcaataacagaataattcaatttgtatttaaaattactaaccCTTTTATGTTTGGCAGTGCATTCagcaaatgaaaatatatttaaaattttaatgtgtttgtgcgtgcgtgtgtgtacgCATACGTACGTATTCGTATGTACAATGTAAAAACACATCCAAAGCTTTCAaacttatatatttagtatgttGGTCTTAATCTTCTTTGTCATTGGTCAATATCAGTAATAAGGCCTTATAAACCATTTAATTAATTAGCTACTAACATTGCAGTCACGTGATAGTACTcagtactaaaaaaaaaacctaaaatctAGACATAATGTaactatatacctatatatttatatgacagAGTCATAATAACCGTTTTAAAGCTTGTATTTAAGCAAATCATGTGTGCAAAGTGGCGgtacttttaaatgttttaaagtttatttgttcATTTGAAAAACGATATGAGAATCTAATGGATAAGCAGCTTTATAATCAATATACAGACAGTGGATATTAGCGAAGTATTTAATTAAACCACATGCCATATTAGATGTCTAAGCCATATACAATAAAACATCAAATACAAGCAGTAATgtcagtttgattttaaatcTCGTGACTGTATTGCTTGGTGGTGACGATAGTGaagattcgaaggtgcttttgaagcctatgtCAATAAGGTTATTTTGattcaaataaagttattttgattttttgattctatttgattgatatttttgtatagcttaaaaatagtatcttttaatatgtaatttaatgtCTGTCGCTTGAAGCCTGTACAAGCAGACCGAGTAGTGTTGAGACGCCACATCAAGGTGCCTTAAGCCTCAATAAAAAGGGTTATAATTAGTTCATACGGTTGTCTGTGGTACGCCGTGGACTATTTGCGTTCGGGAGCGGGCCCGGGGTAGGGGCGAAGGCCCTCTGTGGTCGGAGGCCCTCGACAGGGGTGTGGGGCCTCGCCCTTCGGGGACTCGGGACACGGGGGCTTCCCGTAGGGACAGAGCAGACCCCGTTGACGCTTCAGAGAGGGCCTGAGACGATTGTAGCGTTTGTGGCTGACTTATCTGCGGGTTAGATGAATATTAACGTGtgaatatgttttattaatttgttaaaagtagttatttacatataggtgatataaaatagatatttctATGACGTTGCGTTAGCGTAAGGGCATTATCGTGGGTgcctgatcgttactcatggtagggaatatatccgccaacccgcattggagcagtgtgctctgatccttctcctacatggggaaaggggtctatgcccagctgtgggatattacattcTAAAGCGtagtgtaaattttatattaagaaattCCTAAAGAACCTCTTTAGTTAAAATATGCCTGGCCGCCTGTAATTAAGAGAGATAAAACGATATCAGAAAGAATgctgtaaaatttatttagtttattataaagtacttacataataataaactttaaatgtagtttctttaatttcagagcaatttaggtttattttttatattaggttTATTTGTACTCTCACAAAAAtagacaaataattttatttatatataaagaaaaagtgGTTAAATCTATTGTCTTCGATTTTCTAAATAATGGAATTACTTTAACAAAAACGttctaaaaatcaaaaatgtaaaGATTTGTAGTAAAAAGGAAATATTTGGTTACACGTTGCGTTTTGAACCTCCTAAATATATGAAATAGTCTCACCGTCCTAGTAAGTGTCTGTGGGGTTTGTGGCCTCTTGGCTGGTACGTCTCGATATTCGTAGATATTGTCTCTTGACCGCGAAGTATTGTCGATACCCTCCATTTCAGGCACCATAAATACTTCACCGTTGTAGTAGCGGTCCGTTTctctataaatatatgtttttattagtttttaggGTTGTTGTGGTTATTAAACATAacatgaaagatgtacaaaggcggtcttatcgctgaaagagcgatctctttcagacaacctttgggtaaccATTgggacacgaaatagaaactgcagttaggaagtaaacaaacgatcggtgtgcgaattagaatactcgaacaaagtactaatagacaatatataataataataaacatacataacacttacatatataaaatacacacacacacacacacacatgagGAGAAGAGAGATTGAGCTTGTCTATTAGGaagaggaagagagttccaaagttggaCAGCTTTAACAGAGAAGGAGTTACACAATACTCTAGTCAAAAATGTGGTGATATTGTTCTGATAAAGTATACATTTTATGAATTGGGCGATATAAATTAATaggattgccggtgtaggctggatgaggattgcggaaaaccgggatgtgtggcgcgaacttggggaggcctgaTTAATACTGATTGTAAttgattttacattttaaaatatttctataatcaaattctcgtgtcacaatgttagttaacatactcttccgaaacggctgaacagatttttatgaaattttgtgtgcatatcgggtaggtctgagaatcggccaacatctatttttcatacccctaagttataaaggggggaTTTAGGGGgttagtaacatatatggcaaaacaacgtttaaaaatcaatcgttgacgtaaataaaaaatgaatcaaGACTAAATCAGAAGTATTgttgtcaaattttttttttgtgtaactaTGCGGGCAAAtgagcagacgaagccatctgttGTTAAATAGCTACTGTCACCCATTTGCAACAATGGAGGAGTTGCGGGTACGTTGCCGGCCTTTAGGTAAAAATGCATATACATTTGACGCTTGACAACCCCTAAATTATAGCGCTCAGGGAAAGAAGGCCATTCTACGGTTTGCATGTAAGCGGAAATAATGCGCACGAAGTTCGCACATTGCTTGTAAACCAAGCATTCAAGTGGTGTGGATGTAACTTAGCCCTTAGACGGCAGCACTATATCAAACAGTTCTTCAGAACACTCACCATACATACAAAGTATCAAATATTGTGACGCTTGTAAAAAAATTTGGGATAAGTTCCAGAGACTTAGGTTTtaagtaattgtattttttgcttcacaaataaataggtaaaatcaaatatcaatttGAAATACACGTCTCTTACTAAATTGCAACgtataaaacaatttagttttgtaaattatattatttaacattgttATATAGCGATTAGGAAATTCGGAATCACTTATCAACCAataacccaaaaaaaaaaacaaaaaaaaaacacctatttatattaaaagcattacaaaacaaaagtgGCTTAGTACGAAATAGTGCAAGATATACAGAATTGACCAAAACTTTTTCATAATTACAtcaaaaaggtatttttttggAATACATCAGCACAAGTTAATGAAGTTATATTTCAGTGAGCTCATAGAATAATATCCACTCTGTACATTATTGTGTCGCATATAGTTTGTcctaagtaatatttttttggacaattctgttttaagttatatataattgCAATTAGTAAGGATCACCTACATTGTTGGCACTAATTTCCACTTCGGTGGTACAGccctgttattaaaaaaaatattgggttAGTAATTTAGTATAGAagcattttttatatgttcggTGTTAGgcttaaaattgtttattttttttattaatgcagttattgaagtaaaacttctctacgcacgcttgacttggagagtaagttgtcgaatgcgtgatgagagcgttacgaatagtgtgatcgagcgaggcgaactgAGCAAGAGAAGTGTGAACACACattttctctctctttctctcatagccagttacgtttcgtatatctaagagaTAGTGCAAGCTTATggctaaagaagctttacttcagtcgtatgatctaaagcacactcgttattCAATAATCAGTTAGTTTAAATGTAGTAGAATTCaggaaataaaattttcaaagttagtcaagttaattttttacataatttcacTGACAATAACATATGAAAGTAAAAAGCCTTTAAAAAACCGTATATTTCATCtatgtgatatatattttttttaacaaagaaaaatcCCTCAAAATAGTCTTTAGGGAATTTGCATTATGTTATGCTTGGTTTGTAATACTTTGAATTGGGGCTAACTTTATTGATAAACTTTTGACAATTATCTCTTGAATTCTAAATTATCAACTTTGAAACTTTtcgtaaaatgttaaaattaaatcatataaattattaaaagatatattagttgtttagtaaaatattcgaaataatttcatataaatacttattacgATTAGTGATCTGTTAAGTAAGTGAAAcaacgtaaaataataattgaaatgtgGGACTATACAAGTGTTAAGAAAACGGATTTGCGATTTTATCAACTGTAACATGGAGcgttgaaataatttataaattaagtttatgtTCTTGAAATTTTCAAAAGAATGAAAATAATCTAACTGAAATTTAAGGTTTTTCATTTTTCAAGTCACAGAAAATGACACAaatcaaaatcatcaaaaacaGTAATGTACATAAAGCGTTTAGTAAAAAACgaatatgaatatattaataaaaaacaatttaaaatccACACTCAAATACCCTttctgttaattattttaaaaaaaaatatatagtaaaattagCTACCCCCACAAACGCCGTTATTTCAAAGAATCCACTGACCTCTTAGCGTTCCTCCATAGCATACAGCATACGACCAGCAACACTATCAAAACGAGGCAAGCGCATGAAACCGTCCAAAACGCTATTTGCAGAGGTTGCTTCGGTTCCCACCAGTACTggaataaaatatgaaacatgGAAAACAtggaaaataaacattttttgtatgGAACAGAAACATTAGAAACCAAACaagatatagaaaaaatatattaggatgcactttttaattaaaattgttttgaaattgaCATGTTTTCGGAATACTATTTCGTTAATAGGTTTTCCAATTCGTAAAAGTAAGTAGAGTTAGATCACATTGATTTTcgatacaatattaaataaaaatgtcaaaatgctatcaggtgtacatgataacaaccaggaacAGGAACTACAAGGACtggacaaacacccagaccacggcaaacattctgtatggccaatacaaatgtttgtcatgtgcggggatcgaacccgtaactgCCAGCACAATAGccacaatacaatacaatggttgcgctaacgcgtcgaaaTTTATTCAGCAAatattggtttttatttatgtgGAAGCAATTTTATGTAGTTAATTTTCGTgcaaacgtgaaaaaaaaaacaatgacttCATCTTTAACACCAATTCCAGTTACtgtataaaaacaacaaaaaaattaaatttatcaaaatccaTACAATTTATTCCCTAGCagaatctatttatttatttaaaataataggcAATGTCTTTAGacataagaaaataacaaaaatccaGAACGCTATATACCAATATTTGTTCCTTACCTCGGTAATTGGCGGGTATGTAGGCACAAGTCTACCAATAACTGTTGGCAAGTAAACCGTCCAGAAAGCCAGTTCAGTTTGCCTGTAGTTGAGCTGGATACTCGAGTTAAAAGTTGTGTTCAGGTTCAAGTATCTGAGTTGCCCTGCTTGAGCCATTTCGAAATGTATGCCTAATATACGGGAACGTGTTGGGTccctaaataataaatgaagctttactttataattggttcaaaaaaaaaattttttggatCATTATTCTACAACAAAATAACTGGCAGACACTCAATAGTTTATCTTTTAGAAAAAAGTcagaaatactttaaaaaaaaattaaaagtaacattagttttattttctgtgcacaaaaaagttttactaaaagaaaataaaaagtaataataatatgtacatagataaataatattacaaaaaaaaaacgagtgtgtttagaccacacgactgaagtaaaacatctttagTTAGACACACACCGTAATAATATAtagcttatatctccctctcaactttcgttcgcctcgcctgatcacacttttcgtagcgCTCTTGCCACGCATTCAGAAGcgtactccccaagtcaagtgtacgtaaagaagtttatattcaataaacacAATGGTTCGTATATTTGCAAACGAAATCATAACCTTAACTTGGCACATTGTAATATTGAGATAATTTTTGTCATTATCACAACGAATGCAGAAACAGGATACAGTTAAAGGATCAATAATTATtcaaacaacattcaaatatttttttaattatctccGTTAGGAacctttatataattttttttatcaaaacttACCCAAATCTAGCGAAATCAGTATACGCTTTCATGAAGAAATGACTCATATTCCTATCGTTGGGCGTCCAAGCCTGTCTGTCTATCCTATGTCTCCGGGGAAAGAACTCCTGATCCATGAATGGAGCTCCAGTTAGAAAGAAATGCTCAGTGTCATGAGCGTACTGCCTCCACTGGGGCCAATGGAAAGCCTCCACCGTTGTATttagtacatacatatacactgGTACTCTTTGTTCGAGTAATAACTTTACTATTTTGTCCGTGGGTGCTCGGTACAGGAAGTCTGAGAGAAACTGGAAACATAAGACTCGAGTAAGATTGTTATGAtatgttgttatatatatatatcgagtgtatatttttgttgtacatGGATTCAAGACGTGGTATTTGTAAATTGTTTGCCTTCTTACATGTTGTATTTACATTGAGTTTGTACTTACATGTAGGTTGTAGAAGTGATCAGTGTAATTTAAAGGTAGGTTGTGATAGACAATACTCGTATATcaggtatgtatttatatttagagtAGGTTGTAGGTTGTGGTGCAAGGTTGGGTGTATATCTGTGCCACAATCGCTTGGTGGTAGTTAGGGATCAGTATATTAACTATGGGTTGTAATAGACAATAATTAATCAGTGTATATTGGGTTTAAAATTATGTAGCTTTAGCGTAGGTTATAGGTGTTGGTAAGTGGTGGTAGATAGTGATATGTGGTGGGAAGTCATGGTAGGTGGTGGTAGGTGGTAAGAGGTAGTGGTAGGTGGTGGTAGGTGGTAGTAGGCGGTAGTAGGTAGTGGTAGGTGGTGGTAGGTAGTGGCAGGTGGTGGGAGATCACTCACGTGCACGTACTGGTCGCGCAGGGCACTGGTGTTGTGCGGCTCGGGGTGGTAGGTGTACATGTAGCGGATGGCCTCGTACACTCCTCGGGGGTTCAGTGTGTAGTTGTAGCGGAAGACAAACTCTTGGACCTTCTGGTTGAACCAGCGCTCGTCTATCTCGTAAGTTGGGGCGAGGGAATCGTTCATATCTgtggtatttataaatattttttattgtactaaataatattacaaactgtCATTACATAGGAAGTTTACAATGGCGAACTTGGTTTTATCATTCAACTATTTATTACAGGTTCAGTTTGGACAATTTGATTTTTagaaataactagctgtgcccgcaacttcgtccgcgtggaatttaacaaaaaagttcagttcgcagttataaaataaatttctaaaataaaagtagcctaagttactccttattacatcagatatctgccattgaaagtcccgtcaaaatcgatccagccatttcagagattagccggaataaacagacagacagacaaaaattgtaaaaactgtcattttagtatatgtatcgtgtatacatacatatgcatttagtaaaaagcggtaattttaatattacaaacagacactccaattttatttatttgtatagattagatTAGGATATAAATTGCTGATTAATTAGATTATATAGATTTAGTtgggaataaataataaagaaatatcttataacacggTTGTCCTTTTCCATAGTAAGCCACCTAATGCTTGTTATGACAAAAGtaagaatagaaaaaaaatgttcctAAATTATGgtttcaattaatattaactCATTTTCATACTTCATATTTCATAgatttaaatatgaatgtacGAACtgcaaatacaaatttaattttgattttttccaAGAATCTTTGATAGATCTAAATAGAccatattctataataataataatttctgtcGATGTTAAGAACctcaaacaataacaaatgtCCATTACAGAGATTTAAAAACTTTTGACtctgaaattgttttaaaattgccatacaaaatttcgtaatttttactagtggtcgccgctcagtggtcgaaattcgaccataactaatttaaattataagattgaacattattaaagttccgttgtcaaagactatacttctataacaataaacaaaagagcatatctgcgtgtgtgtcaaatacatggtggtgtgtaattttattattattattattattgattaaatgtattttttatgaatacttaaaaaaaatatattagcattccgCACTCTTtccctatataaactataagtgtgcgaaatttagTACTTCTCCGCTCTCTCTAATTGcgtgcaattttcgtaaaaagcagTACAAAGGTTTTGTTtctcgtattaatatatagtgtgagacttttagtaattttctttagtaaatatacTTACACAGCATATAAGCGGCCTCCTGTGTCGTAACACCGGTCATGTACCTCAGATTAGGATTGAACTGTCTCCTAACTATCAGTTCCTCGGGAGTCGTCGATAGGAAACGCCAATCTCTTTCCCTCCAACCGTCATACCACTCATCACCGGGAAACGTGAAGTTATTTTCTAATACTGGACCCCAGGGGATAACACCTACATCTGGCTgcaaaagttaattaaaaattgtagttCTCATCTATATTCAGCTATCGAAtcttttagatttattttcttttgaactAAGATTTTACAACATTACGAAGATTGTTAGGAAATTAGGAAGTAATCTCAAAGGCAAAAATACTTAAGACTActttcaaatactttttgagttttttttttaatacaaaaaactggttatcaaattttaaaatatctaccttaaacgattttaaatatatatttatttcatccaTAAAAGGCCAATGGAGCtctattattagaaatatatattagtacTCATCAAGGTACCTctcaaaacattaaaattattaatctgtatgttattttaacttcaaaatcattaagggggtaaaatttttaatatttaaagtttttattatcattacctGAAATTCAGCATTCCCCAGTTCATAGAAACTCCTCCCTTGACGTAAACAGTTAACAAGTTTCCACGATGAGTCAATGGGACAACCCAGTAGTCTTCCAAATACTAAAGATGTGTTCTGAACACGGAATTTATCTTGTATTAGCGCCCAATCGGCTAATGCGGAACcactctgaaaaaaaaaaagaaaaaaatacgtaattataAGTAGCTTTAATGAatctctaaaattattttatcgtacaaaagaggttttactttagaaagctggtgaatgcgtggcgagagcgttatgataagtgtgatcgggcgaggtaaACGGTTGCGAACGACaaaagttgagaggaagatataaatttgtgaagatagaaaaaggaAGAgttagaaagagaaagagtaaaataatttacgggcaactaaagaaattttacttgagttgtgtggtctaaagcacactcgttttttttttttttcgatttttaaagTGCCTTGCGATATAACCCTAGAAACGATGTCCGGAGTAACCATCTCTCTGAATGTTTGCTGTCCTAACTTAAttcattacttatatattttaattatccaAGTAACAACCTGTGCTATAATTTTAGAGACGATATCCCTAGTAGGCGGATAGACAGCAAGTAGCCCGGCTGAAGCCGCACCAGCACCGGGTCCAAACAAAGTTATTGAGCCCGAATCCCCATTAAATGGCTCTATATTATCCTTAACCCATTGCAGAGCCAACGCTTGGTCTAGGATACCATAGTTACCGGGGGAGTTTTCATCGGCGGTTGATAGAAATCCTGGAAAATAATGGGAAAGAGTTAAACTCGATtcatatattaagaaaaatggCGCATTTTGGTCACGAAATGTTCAATTTCGAACCAAAcacgttaaaaataatatattaaaagttgCTTTCAATATGTTATCTAAGCACGATTTTGGATGATTGACATAGACTTTGACATAGGTTTTCGAATATCGATAGAATTGATTATAGTACCTGATATAGCAAAGGTTTCAGGATATCAcaccaaatatatttatttcttttttcatttgtttcaaGAGgttctaattataatttttttttgtttgttagatATTATAGTGGAGATAAAATTAGAAgcgaaacagtattattaaaaatttagctCCGAATCAGATTAATTGATTAGATATGAATTTGGGTGTTG
Encoded here:
- the LOC123658170 gene encoding acetylcholinesterase yields the protein MLRNILLTFLLYANVKSQSNKDLYSGQFDNDYYNVRQQDSSRESRLPNPGDSNYRTYVYNDRRYGTNPNRYNPYNPNINKPGGFPYNPIDTNPLDDQFKYNTKIDPNNPDALFPGVLGGWREDLQGRERRDSRQLKRDIFVNTNYGQVQGFKVYLYDNPDPNSGYRPWLTPVERIQGEVSVFLGIPYARPPVLEGRFKPPRRHPGWQLMQAVDWGPACPQPVRFTGATKGIRDMDEDCLYLNIFSPNTEAGSTAQKYPVMVYIHGGQFSSGASNLFPAHVMAAFYDVIVVTFNYRLGALGFLSTADENSPGNYGILDQALALQWVKDNIEPFNGDSGSITLFGPGAGAASAGLLAVYPPTRDIVSKIIAQSGSALADWALIQDKFRVQNTSLVFGRLLGCPIDSSWKLVNCLRQGRSFYELGNAEFQPDVGVIPWGPVLENNFTFPGDEWYDGWRERDWRFLSTTPEELIVRRQFNPNLRYMTGVTTQEAAYMLYMNDSLAPTYEIDERWFNQKVQEFVFRYNYTLNPRGVYEAIRYMYTYHPEPHNTSALRDQYVHFLSDFLYRAPTDKIVKLLLEQRVPVYMYVLNTTVEAFHWPQWRQYAHDTEHFFLTGAPFMDQEFFPRRHRIDRQAWTPNDRNMSHFFMKAYTDFARFGDPTRSRILGIHFEMAQAGQLRYLNLNTTFNSSIQLNYRQTELAFWTVYLPTVIGRLVPTYPPITEYWWEPKQPLQIAFWTVSCACLVLIVLLVVCCMLWRNAKRAVPPKWKLVPTIETDRYYNGEVFMVPEMEGIDNTSRSRDNIYEYRDVPAKRPQTPQTLTRTISQPQTLQSSQALSEASTGSALSLREAPVSRVPEGRGPTPLSRASDHRGPSPLPRARSRTQIVHGVPQTTV